Proteins from a genomic interval of Trifolium pratense cultivar HEN17-A07 linkage group LG6, ARS_RC_1.1, whole genome shotgun sequence:
- the LOC123892261 gene encoding uncharacterized protein LOC123892261, producing MSELYIDPLPSSDVSTPVDNAAEDNVDASGKNSLNQNLDVPNPAETLGLKDPAVSGNLGKNVPNSAIAVDANIETPADKVVNENPEVIIVNKTTVSDKAGKSTGRKPLYGPPKPVSKVVPRSEEKEKARKRKAPPTSDSDFEPETDVAASGSTSRKSIGRKKVSQSVPYAPLDNVSFHLENGSARWKFVYHRRLALERNLKEDILQCQSVVEAIEYAGLMKTVCGLDKQVFVRGKCVKFSPTVINQHLLRSSDEVAALKVTDNEVCKVLTGGRIKVWPTKAKLAATSLSPFYVVLNRIAAHNWVPTTHSGDVARGLGKFIYDVGTKAKFDYGSYFFQETLSHALTYAVEKPVALPTLLCVGTSVQAGVLSRKQMIADLTETSRALEAEEAAENSEGEPDGQEGEETSGSDDDTEDLEEDSDESSSI from the exons atgtctgaactaTATATTGATCCATTGCCATCGAGTGATGTTTCTACTCCTGTTGATAATGCTGCAGAGGATAATGTTGACGCATCTGGTAAGAATTCTCTTAATCAAAACCTTGATGTTCCAAATCCTGCTGAAACCCTAGGCTTAAAGGACCCTGCTGTGTCtggaaatttggggaaaaaTGTTCCTAACTCCGCTATTGCtgttgatgctaatattg AGACTCCTGCTGATAAGGTTGTTAATGAAAATCCTGAAGTTATAATTGTCAATAAAACTACAGTTAGTGATAA GGCTGGAAAAAGTACTGGTAGAAAGCCCctatatggacctccaaaacctgtgaGTAAGGTGGTTCCTAGATCTGAGGAAAAGGAAAAAGCTAGGAAAAGGAAAGCTCCACCAACCAGTGACTCTGACTTtgagccagagacagatgtggctgcatctggcagcacatctagaaaGAGTATAGGAAGAAAGAAAGTTTCTCaatctgttccctatgctccctTGGATAATGTATCATTCCATCTGGAGAATGGGTCTGCTAGATGGAAATTTGTATATCACAGGAGGTTGGCACTAGAGAGGAACCTGAAGGAAGACATCCTCCAATGCCAAAGTGTTGTTGAAGCTATTGAGTATGCAGGTTTAATGAAGACTGTCtgtggtttggacaa GCAAGTTTTTGTTCGTGGGAAATGTGTCAAATTCTCACCAACTGTGATCAACCAACATTTGCTAAGGAGTTCTGATGAGGTGGCTGCCTTAAAAGTCACagacaatgaggtctgcaaggtcctcacaggTGGCAGAATAAAGGTATGGCCTACCAAGGCAAAATTGGCTGCaacttctctctctccattCTATGTTGTgttaaataggattgctgcacACAATTGGGTGCCAACAACCCACTCAGGTGATGTGGCCAGAGGATTGGGAAAGTTCATTTATGATGTGGGTACAAAGGCAAAATTTGATTATGGGtcctatttctttcaagaaaccttAAGTCATGCCCTGACCtatgctgttgagaaaccaGTAGCCCTTCCCACTCTGTTAT gtgttggcacatctgtccaagCTGGTGTACTTTCAAGaaagcagatgattgcagatCTAACTGAGACTAGCAGAGCTCTTGAG gctgaggaagctgctgagaaTTCTGAGGGTGAGCCTGATGGACAAGAAGGTGAGGAAACTAGTGGCTCTGATGATGACACTGAGGATTtggaggaggactctgatgaaagttcttctatATGA